In Cherax quadricarinatus isolate ZL_2023a chromosome 19, ASM3850222v1, whole genome shotgun sequence, the following are encoded in one genomic region:
- the LOC128688163 gene encoding keratin-associated protein 19-2-like, with the protein MKLVILVTSVLLILSVGMMAVHAMPEPIFKFKKFKKGGGYGGYGGYGGYGGYGGYGGYGGYGGYGGYGGYGGYGGYSGYGGYGKYGVSGYGGYGGYGGYGGFGGYGYGGGYY; encoded by the exons ATGAAGTTG GTAATATTGGTGAcgtcagtgttgttgatcctcagTGTTGGGATGATGGCTGTCCACGCTATGCCTGAACCCATCTTTAAGTTTAAAAAGTTTAAGAAAGGCGGTGGCTATGGTGGCTATGGTGGTTATGGAGGCTATGGTGGCTATGGAGGCTATGGTGGCTATGGAGGCTACGGCGGCTATGGTGGCTACGGCGGCTATGGAGGCTATGGTGGTTACAGCGGCTATGGAGGCTACGGGAAGTACGGCGTCAGCGGCTATGGCGGGTACGGCGGGTACGGCGGGTACGGCGGGTTTGGTGGCTATGGTTACGGGGGCGGCTATTATTAA